In Pseudoalteromonas xiamenensis, the following are encoded in one genomic region:
- a CDS encoding S8 family peptidase has translation MITAKQLKLGALSLAIAATFQAPAIAATMTVNDIAAKVAAQPTRGTQFIIKYKSAKAGDFSTQNAADMNARAKQFIDGFASSKAHAKAKYVRSMALQNHHVVQAGKKLSPEEAQAFMDEMVATGNVEYIEIDQMLKPFATPNDPRYSDQWHYHEATGGLNLPSAWDKSTGAGVVVAVLDTGYRPHADLNANILPGYDMISDTFVANDGGGRDSDAKDPGDAIAKNECGDVHDAQDSSWHGTHVAGTIAAVTNNNEGVAGVAYDAKVVPVRVLGKCGGLTSDIADGIVWASGGSVSGVPANANPASVINMSLGGSGACSSATQSAINTARANGTVIVIAAGNDNDNANNYNPGNCSGVVNVASVGRNGGRAYYSNYGTSIDVAAPGGAQSFANDPQGILSTHNGGSSSPSTDTYHYMQGTSMAAPHVAGVAALIKQAKPSATPDEIESILKTTTRSFPATCNNCGTGIVDANAAVLKAIGGPITNELQDGVAATNLSGSKGSQTKYTYNVVSGASKVTFTMSGGTGDADMYVRAGTEPTTSVFDCRPYETGNNEVCTINNPTSGTYHVMLNGYAAYNGVSLLAQTTGGTTTTPTGSESTVTDISASSGTWKYYTVDVPAGMSSLTVTTSGGSGDADMYVKFGAQPTTSSFDCRPYENGNAETCNITSPSAGTYYIGLNAYKTFSGVTLNVKYVP, from the coding sequence ATGATAACAGCAAAACAACTTAAGCTTGGCGCACTCAGCCTTGCTATTGCAGCAACATTCCAAGCGCCAGCGATTGCGGCAACAATGACAGTGAACGACATTGCAGCAAAAGTGGCCGCTCAACCAACTCGCGGTACTCAATTCATCATTAAGTACAAATCAGCAAAAGCGGGTGATTTCTCAACGCAAAATGCGGCTGACATGAATGCACGTGCAAAGCAATTCATCGACGGTTTCGCAAGCTCAAAAGCACACGCTAAAGCGAAATATGTGCGCTCAATGGCGTTACAAAATCACCACGTGGTACAAGCGGGTAAAAAATTAAGTCCAGAAGAAGCGCAAGCATTTATGGATGAAATGGTTGCTACAGGTAACGTTGAGTACATTGAAATTGACCAAATGCTTAAGCCTTTCGCTACGCCAAACGATCCACGTTACAGCGACCAATGGCATTACCATGAAGCAACGGGTGGTTTGAATCTGCCTTCTGCATGGGATAAATCAACTGGTGCGGGCGTCGTTGTTGCGGTTCTCGATACAGGTTACCGTCCTCATGCGGACTTAAACGCAAACATTCTGCCGGGTTACGACATGATCTCGGACACCTTCGTTGCAAACGATGGCGGCGGCCGTGATAGCGATGCAAAAGATCCGGGCGATGCTATAGCTAAAAACGAATGTGGTGATGTTCACGATGCACAAGATTCAAGCTGGCACGGAACACACGTAGCAGGCACTATTGCAGCCGTTACAAACAACAACGAAGGTGTTGCGGGTGTTGCTTATGACGCGAAAGTAGTCCCAGTACGTGTACTTGGTAAATGTGGTGGTTTAACGTCAGATATCGCGGACGGTATTGTTTGGGCTTCAGGTGGTTCAGTGTCAGGCGTACCTGCTAACGCAAACCCAGCAAGCGTAATCAACATGAGTCTTGGTGGTAGCGGTGCATGTAGTTCTGCAACTCAATCTGCAATTAACACAGCACGTGCAAACGGTACTGTTATTGTTATTGCTGCGGGTAACGACAACGACAACGCGAACAATTACAACCCAGGTAACTGTAGTGGCGTTGTGAACGTTGCGTCAGTTGGCCGCAACGGTGGTCGTGCGTACTATTCGAACTACGGCACATCTATTGACGTAGCAGCTCCAGGTGGCGCACAAAGCTTTGCAAATGATCCACAAGGTATCCTATCTACACACAATGGCGGTTCATCAAGCCCGTCAACGGATACATACCATTACATGCAAGGTACTTCTATGGCGGCACCGCACGTTGCGGGAGTAGCTGCGCTTATCAAACAAGCTAAACCATCTGCAACGCCAGATGAAATTGAAAGCATCTTGAAAACAACAACGCGCTCTTTCCCTGCAACATGCAACAACTGTGGTACGGGTATTGTTGATGCAAATGCTGCGGTACTTAAAGCCATTGGTGGCCCAATCACGAATGAACTGCAAGATGGTGTGGCGGCGACTAACCTATCTGGTTCTAAAGGCAGCCAAACTAAATATACTTACAACGTAGTTTCTGGTGCGTCAAAAGTAACGTTTACGATGAGCGGTGGTACAGGTGATGCGGATATGTACGTGCGTGCAGGTACTGAGCCTACTACGTCAGTCTTTGACTGCCGTCCATACGAAACAGGCAACAACGAAGTATGTACAATCAATAACCCAACATCTGGTACTTACCATGTTATGTTGAACGGTTATGCGGCATACAATGGTGTAAGTTTACTTGCTCAAACAACAGGTGGCACAACAACGACACCAACAGGTAGCGAAAGCACAGTAACTGACATTTCAGCTTCATCTGGTACATGGAAATACTACACAGTAGATGTTCCTGCGGGCATGAGTTCACTGACGGTAACGACTTCTGGTGGTTCTGGTGACGCGGATATGTACGTAAAATTTGGCGCACAACCAACAACCTCTAGCTTCGATTGTCGTCCATATGAAAACGGCAATGCTGAAACCTGTAATATCACAAGCCCAAGCGCTGGTACTTATTACATTGGTTTAAATGCTTATAAGACTTTCTCTGGTGTAACACTTAACGTGAAATATGTCCCTTAA